A window of Branchiostoma floridae strain S238N-H82 chromosome 9, Bfl_VNyyK, whole genome shotgun sequence genomic DNA:
gctgCATCATGGTTGAGCTCCTGAtttcaattagttggtaactgggaagggcatcttggttggggctgcacccgtctttcggaagggacctAAAATGGGGGTCcagtgttcgaggaggtgcctcgaacACGTTAAAGGGAAGGAATAGCTACGCCTTTCTGTAAAAATATATCCTGCTGAAACAGGAAGGAAACTTAGTGCTCTGTGGGCCACTATACAGAACAAGGTGATGAACAACACACAGTTAGGCTTTTAGTCAAATCTACAACAATGGATATACCCTGTAAGATTACGTCTTCTCGTAATCATAAGTGTCTTAAAGAGCGTTAACCAGGTTTTAAAAGTTAATCAAATGTGTGCTGTCGAATCCTCGCGACTGTGCCCCTTAGGTTGTGGCTTGCATTACAATAAGCGTTATTCGAATGTAATTTTATCTGTCCGTATTGCCTTTCATCCAGTCCCGCAAGGTGGCGTCCGGGTCGCCCCTGTAGATCTGCCAGGTCGCGCAGGACATCCCGTCATGCCATGTCGACATGACAGCGGGTACAGAGGCGCTTGTCGcacagtagtagtagtggtggtggtggtagaagtagtagtagtatatgTAGGGTTGAGGTAAATTTTCCTCTGTCTGGGGCATGGTGACCCTTGGGCTAAGGACATTGCCTgtgtaatgtacaatgtataaaccctggaaacagtctggcatccaggatACCTTAGGTGGACCTTAAACAATGTCGTTTCCTTATTTGGTGCTACCTGTGTACCATATtcgaaagggggggggggagcactACCTGTAGTGTCCCAGTCTGCTCCAGCTACACATGTTGTGCTTCACACTCTCCCATAGATTATCTAACCTGTAACTTACCGAACACGGCAAAAGTCTACAAAACTTCTAAACGAACCTCTCAAAATGGAAGTCAATGTCTGAAATACCACAGAAAACGCAAGATCACCCCTGTAACCGAGTGGGCAACACCTCAGAGATTTCAACCCCCATAAACGGCTAGAATAACTCTGAATGAACACTTCACACGGTCTCTTTTGACCTTTGTGTTCAGAGGAAGAAGCCACGACAACTAAGCTCCCAGGTAAAGACTAACGATGTGTATTTGTGCTGGGGTTTCCACAAAGATGAGGATATCAAACACTTTATGTCATCACTTTGCTTGGGCATTTTTGTACAAAGTTTTTACAACATTACTGATTTTAAATAAGGTTAAAACGGCCCGAAACAGAAATGTCacgacttctttttttttggttgggggagggggggtggagagacgaggacaatgtagtactacactcaagttttgtaacttatattaacagtgccacatacgcggtacagacagaaggtaaaggtagtattttacctcctcgaacgaagtcaggtacccatttttacacctgggtggaatgaggaaggttgtgttaagtgcctttccaaagggacCGGCACTCCAGTTACACCACGCCCCACGCCACGTCTTCACTGGTTCGTTGCGCACGCACTACTTGGTTGGTTGACCATGGCATACATGTACCCTGTATGTTACCAGTTTGTACACCACGAACGTGTAAATAAGTACTAAGGGAAAAGTATATTGATTAGAAGCAGAAAAACGATAGAATAGGGGCAGATTTTTGCCTACAGGACACAAGATGAATACACTATGTGGcttgacagacatttttaacgagtttgctcagtgcaaggccatttaCTGCGTAAAGGCGTTCAATTCAGATTGGCTATAGTATGCAAACCTAAAGTGGTTGGAAGATGGTTTTTCACAGTCAGTTGTGACGAAAACGTACGGGTAGATTTCCTTCAGATAAAGTAGATTCTGTCTTTTCAAAGATAGAAGTTTTTTTAAGTCTCGTGACAAATCGTCCGATGGGTGTGTATTATGTGAGTATTGTGGGAATATTTAGATAAGATAATCTACGTTCTATTATAATATCGGGTCGCGTGTCATAACTGCAGGGTATTTAGTCCAACAGTGTGTACAGCAGGATTGAAACCCCAAACCTCTGGTTCAGAAACTTCTAGagtatgtaaatgtatgtagtATGCAAGACCTAACAATATAAAGGCAGATGTAGTGGCCACGACTGACGTGAGCGCATTTTGCGGTGTTTTGTACGTCTTTCTGCAGATGACGCGTTTATTCAGATATGCTAACAGAAAAACGTACATAACACTGCCAAAATATGCTCACAACAAGCCCGCTCCCTGCTAcatatatctgcttggaaattatgCAAGATCACCCGCGAATCTAGCTGTGCAAGTGTTGCGCATATGTAAATCATCCCGCATCCTTCCTTGTGGGACTTCGACGAACGGATATTCCATGATAGACTGACAGCCAAAgtagattgattgtacaaattttctattgataCTTTGGCATGAACTGCACCTACTGTTAGACTTATACTCCATATTTGATCATAGTgtagtaacagactgtacatattccttaaggttccccagatgtactacatgtatttgtctcttctaactgttccactacccatgtactgcatgtaattcatccagacacaccagtatatgttatccctccatgtgcaatagtactcgactgtacaaactctAGTCTTAGTTGTTGACtaatgtactgttgttgtttttaataataataaaaaaaatccttccTTGTGTTCACAGATCTTCACATTATGTTAGAGAAGAGCAACCGCGACTCTTGCTGTACAAATTTAAAGGTTTCGCAAAAATCACCCCGCATCCTTTCTTTTGTTCACAGATCTTCACAGTAACTTAGAGCTGAGTCAGCCGGAAAGATGGGACTCTCATCGGGTCTCCTGGCCTCCCTGTTATGCCTGGGGTTCATGACCCAGGGCTTGGCCGACGATGGGATAGAGCAATGTAGCTGCGCGGCCGAGCACGGATCCTTCCACGACCATCACGCCATGCTCCTGGACGGGTCCCGCAACGTCAGCCTGGCCGAGTACCGGGGCACGACTCTCCTGGTggtgtgtaacagtgggggttcaagtagcgccaactgaccatgccaaacgcctgtcaggcttttggctcaatCAGTTACGCTGCTGTGATATgacggcccgggttcgattcccgggagtcaggatatttgtatatattgtttctttctgttttactcgcccctcttgtcgtttcactggttcccacgccgaCCATGTGATTAACAGGCTGGAGATGTGCCTGTCCATTGGGATATCggactcggagattcgaggacgaatcttgaaaagaaaagggggagtagtgtaacaatGGGGGTTCAAGTACCCCTCTTGTCGTTTCAGGTGACCGTCTCCACCTACAGCAGGTGGGCCGAGCAATACGTCGGTCTGAATGCACTCAAGAACAAAATGGTCAACGAGAACGGACACCGGTTCGAGATCCTGGGGTTCCCCACCAACAACTTTGGGTTAATGGAGCCTGCTAAAAATGAGGAGATACTGAACGGGATCAGGTTCGTAGTACAGCTAGTAGGGaagaagtcagttaattgcacaacggataaccgcacaaTTATGCTAATTGCaaggaatccccaaatcccgtggtggtgcagTCCAGTTTGATAACTTcgttttgttgcaccatccggataattgcacgaaatacactggcatatcgggtgtgcaattaaacggcttgtGCTATATTCTAGTACAAAATCTGTTTATTCGTCTAATTAGGCCATCAAGACTAGGGCATCTTCAATaagatttttggtatatagTTTGTTCTGTGATCTTGAACCCTATTAAAAACAATCATCGACTGAGGCATAAAAGTCAcgtttttgtatatttgtacatttattttaCTGATATGCATTTAAACGTCACACGGAGCTGCCACAGGCACCATTTACGATGCAAGACTTACTTGCAATGTTTCCCTTCGGTTCCCAACAGGTACGTCCGCCCGGGGAACAACTACGTCCCGAATTTCACCATGTTCCAGAAGGGAGACTGTAACGGGGAGAACGAACAGTCACTCTTCACGTATCTAAAGGTGAGGTACTGAACGGTAACTGATGCGTCTCTGTATTCCTTAACCCTTGTGGTGTGGCAAATTTTCACTATACATTTTCCCAATGAGACTTTCTGCTTGGTATAGATGCATAACTTAATAGGGTTATTTGgatgaaaagtaacaaaaagtaGCATAGTAAAAACAGTACCAACATATGCTTCCCAACATATGTTGGGCGCAGCACTACGAGGGTTTTAAGTTGTCTGGGTTCTCAGAATCACTGGAGAACTGTTATTTTTGTCTAGAATATCTGTAGGCTGGAAACACAGCCTCCAAGTGTGTTCAAGTGGTGTGAAGAGTTTACTTCTGGCAACTTTCTCACAGTCCAACGACGCCAACACGTTGCTGACGGTTAAAATtggcattttttcaaagagTGAACGGTGAAAGGGTTCAGTATAGTCTAAAAAAATATCCTGAGTGTCTTATTCATTACATTCGTGTATTGTGAAGCTGAGTTGAAGTTTGAATCCAAACATGGTCTTTCTCACATCTTGTTGGTGTGTGgatgcctttttgtctgtctgaTTGTTAATTGCTTTTGGCGGTAACGTCAACGTTTACCCTTGACTTGCCTCGGTTTCTTCATTTTATTCAACAGTAccttgtgggaccgcgtagcgcagcggcagattgttcggcccgtgaccgagaggtcgcgggttcgaatccgactgcgtgttaccgatcttgtgccgttgggaaaggcactttacacgactttcctcactttactcaggtgagctagcttcggctagggccgtccctcggataggacgttaaatagaggtcccgtgtattgggagagtcacaccccatgcacgttaaagaacccccacacgtgcgatggtgcggtgtgagatggagaaAAAAACCCTTTtttctggagttggtgattcacttcaaatcaacCGGATGGAGGTCTGGCGAACCTCCacaccgtatcagccacatgatgatttacatcattcacccggacgggagacctggcgcatccccgtcttgtattcagttacaagaaagggtatgccaccccaACGGTGCTCAAATACACCGTATGAATATGACTGACTGTACCTTCTTCTTTATTGCCTTACGTCGCCAGAGCTGCTGCCCCCACACCTATTGGCTCTTGGGCGACCCAGAACGACTCTACTGGACTCCGATCAAGGTCAGCGACGTCCGCTGGAGCTTCGAAAAGTTTCTGGTGGATCCGGAAGGGAGAGGAGTGAAGAGGCAAGTGGTTGGTCTGGAATCCAGTCtttttagaaataaaaatatagcaagcggacatcaaggcagggaggaaaacttgaatatgacagtatTCACTCCATGAAACTGGGTGCACcctttggctttgttttcataaatTGTTTTTCCAGTCAAGCATATTTTTTTGATACGTTCtgaaaatccgtgaaccagCCAATTGAATTGATGGGGCCTgagtggcaaatgtgcagacgCTGGCACACTGGCGCACCAAATGCGTACCACACATCTTTTCTTCTTCGAGGAGACACGAAAAATCTAGTTTTTGATCctcaactttttttattcattttgacaGACAAGACAGGCGTAGAAAGCATAAACAtaaccaaaataaacaaaatacaaaatgaagcCAGACGTAAAAAATACTGATGACAAATGAAAATGTGATGACAAATGTTGGTATGCGCGCGTGTCCGATACCCCACCCCAgtaaagcctggggcacaacccgccgtacgtgcaatttgtccgtacgttttttgtggaggccacgtccgccacgtattcctgaaaacgttgaggctgtacatggcaggcgcgtcgcccgtactggcacgtacggagggcgaatccgcagcccgaacgcagaggaAGTTCTGTTCtacatgcacttaaatttctacggcgtgtctgcgtgctccaaaatccgtcggattccctacgagctcgttcggagacggtacttaccacttacggatcccaaaagattgcccacgttttggcacgtagacagcccgtatttgcacgtacggcgggttgtgcccttagctttacaaaAGGTCGGGTTTTACAGAAAACTCAAAAGCTTGGAAGAATAAATCAGGATGTACATCTTTTTATAGATCCTAAACTTGACAACCTTACTCTCTGTTGCAGGGTGAGACCAGACGTGACGCCGGAGGATCTGGAGCCTGTCATCGACGAGTTCATCCGGAGCTGGGACGCGGCGCACGGGGGTGCCACGTCGGGCGCCAGGAGCGTGCGGGACTCGGGGCTCATGTCCTGGCTAGACGACATCTGTAACTAACACATTCCTGTAGGGCACAGCCTAATATTAGAGTCTCCTATATTCTAATACATAGAAAATATGTAAGAAAAAGGCTGTCTAAAGTCACCAAAATCAAATAGCCAGAACCATTGCCTATAATTttcagctccaaaatgccaacaaagATACAGCTTCTTACATttacttttgcaagccatctAGAAATCCTCATTATTCGCAGGTGTTAAATGTACCCACAGGGccagatataattttttttctccgtTTCCTTCAACATTACTATTATCTAAAGCTATTATAGCGGTCTAAGGAACAGTTTAATAGAAGTAGAAGTAATCACATTGACATTTCCTAGAGCCATTCAGTTCTTCGATATTTGACTGTTATATGAAGAGAAAGTGCGTACTTTGGTAAACTGTTATTCCTTGAGCCCGACAACTCTATGACGAGGAGAACCATAATCCG
This region includes:
- the LOC118423176 gene encoding glutathione peroxidase-like; its protein translation is MGLSSGLLASLLCLGFMTQGLADDGIEQCSCAAEHGSFHDHHAMLLDGSRNVSLAEYRGTTLLVVTVSTYSRWAEQYVGLNALKNKMVNENGHRFEILGFPTNNFGLMEPAKNEEILNGIRYVRPGNNYVPNFTMFQKGDCNGENEQSLFTYLKSCCPHTYWLLGDPERLYWTPIKVSDVRWSFEKFLVDPEGRGVKRVRPDVTPEDLEPVIDEFIRSWDAAHGGATSGARSVRDSGLMSWLDDICN